The window AATATACTTGACAATCGGATTGTGCGCATCTCCCAGCGAGCTGGCGCATATCGTAATATCTTTAATACCCAGGGAAGCTATCGTTTCTACAACCATATTGACAATATAGTCTCCATCGCGGAAGTGATGATGAAAAGAAATCGTCATTCCATCTTCTAAACCGCATTTTTGAATAGCCTCTTTCAATGTCGGTACCACTTTATCTTGAGCAGGATCAATATATGTCCTGACTGTAGGGCTGGCTTTTTTATATTCTTTGCCAGTACGATAATACTGACCCTGAAATGCTTCGACGCCATTGACTAGATATTCGTCGGGTATATCCCTGCCCACTTTATTAATCATTATAAGTCCCCCTCGTAAATGCCGGACGCCTTTGCCAGTGTTATTGTCCGTTTTGCTCCTTCAAGCATTGCCACATCCACCATTTGTCCGTCCACAGTAAATACGCCTATACCATCCTCTGAATTTGCTTTTAAAGCGCGGATATATTTTTCCGCTTTTTCAATTTCCTCTGGCGTTGGTGCGAAAACTTGATGCACAATGGGGATTTGTTTCGGACTGATAATAGATTTCCCATCAAAGCCCATTTGTTTAATCAGCTTTACTTCTTTTGTAAAGCCTTCCATATTATCAAGATCCGTATATACCGTATCAAAACACATAATTCCCGCTGCTCTGGCAGCAATAACCAGCTGGGCTCTAGCCCCGAGCATTTCAATTCCTTCCGCTGAACGCGTTGTATGCATCGTCCGCATATAGTCGCCTGCTCCAATGGCAATTCCCATCAGCCGTTCACTGCATTTGGCTATGTTATAGGCGTTGATTACACCCAGTGGAGTTTCCACCGCCGCCATCATCAATGTTTTCCCTACTGGAACATTAAATTCTTTTTCTGCCTTTTCAATCTCTTTTTCCACCACCAGGATATCTTCCGGCGTTTCCGTCTTCGGTAAGCGCAGCGTATCCGCTCCCGCGGCAACCGCGGCTCTGACATCTTCTTTGGCATGAGGAGTATCCCAGCCATTAATACGAACCACACGTTCTATCCCTCGGTAATCAATCGTCTTCAATGCATTATACAGGGATATTCTGGCAGAATCCTTTTGATTTTCCGCCACGGCGTCCTCTAAATCAAATATAATGGAATCGGGTTTATATACATAAGCATCTTTTATTAAGCTGGCTCGCTGTGCATTCAGAAACATCATCGTGCGGCGTAATCTGTTTTTCATTACATTTTCCTCCCCCACGGCAAATTTTCAACAATCTCCGCGGCACGAAAAACGGCACATTCCACTCTCGCTTTAATAGTACAGTCCAGCGCTCCCTTATCGACAACACTGATTTTGGCATTTTCAACGTCTAATCGCTTCAGGGTTTCTAAAACCACGGTTTTGATTTGCTTGCCGTACTGTCCCATCACATTGCTGCTGAGAGTCAGTTCAATACCGTTACTGCCGGGTTCGATTGCAATTTGCGCATCACTTGATTCCAAAGTTCCCGCGATTGCGCTTTTTTTTAGTATCATTTTGTACTCCACCTTCTTTTTTTATGATGTTTAAATGCTAACCCCGTCAAGATTGAACAAGGCTGACACTTTTTTAATACGCTTTAAACAAACTATACATATCACCAAAACCCTAGTATTTTCCACCAGATGCTGCCAATTCCCACCCAAATGACCAAATGAGTAATGGATGTCAGAAAACCTAATTTCCACCAGGTTCCCTGATCAACATAGCCAGCGCCAAAATACAAAGGTGCCGGTCCGGTACTATAATGAGTCAATCCGGCGCACAGACTGGAAAGATAGCCGAGCGACAGAGCCGCCAAAAGACTTGGAACACCCGCCGTAACCGCGACTGCGATGAAGGCGGCATACATGGCGCTTACATGAGCCGACAAGCTGGCAAAGCCGTAATGGGAATACATGTAAGCAACAAGTAAAATGGCCAGAGCATAAAATCCGCTGATCCCGCTAATCTCGGTGCTCACTCCCGTGGCAAACCAGGCGATAAAACCGACCTTAACCAAAGACCCCGCCAATCCGAGTACGATGCTGGCCCAAACGAAAGTATCCCAGGCCGTTTTTTCTGTGGCTACATCATTCCAGTCCAATACCTCCGTAATCAGCAGAACACAAATGGCCGCTAAGGCGATAATCACCGTATCAAGTCCAGTGTACTGGGATGTTGACCAAAAAACAAGCGATAAAATAAAGACAACCAGCATGACCTTTTCCGCAAAGGAGGGTGACCCCATTTTTCTAAGTTCTTCTGATGCCATCACACGAGCCTCCGGCGTTTGCTTCAATTCCGGCGGGTATACGGCATACAGAATGAGAGGAATCACGATTAGGGACAACAGAGCCGGTACAATAGCGCCCATGAGCCAAGTGCCCCAGGATATTTTCACATTCAAGGTCGTACTTGCCAATTCGGCAACCATTGGATTAGCTGCCATCGCTGTCATAAAAGTCGCGGAAGTAACGGCATTGCATTGAAAAACGGACTGGATCAAAAAGGCACCGATCTTGCGCGATGTTTCTCCCGGCTCTGATTTAAAGGTTGAACAGAGACTCCTAACGATAGGAAAAAGTACACTGCCGGCTCGCGCCGTGTTAGACGGGACGGCAGGCGCCATGATCAAATCACTTAATGACAGAGCATACGCCAGTTTTATTGTTTTGTCACCGAAAGCTTTTGTAAGTAAAAAGGCGATGCGCCGGCCCAGCCCGGTTTTAATAAAGCCGCGGGCATAAATAAAGGCCGATACGATTAACCATGTATTGGAGTTACTGAAATACCCCAAAGCCTCCTTAGCCGAAACAATGTTAGTCAAAACAACTGCCACAAAACTGATGAGCGCGATCGCACCGGTGCTCATCGGCTGAGCAACAAAAGCAATGATCGTGCCTAGGAAAATAGCGAACAGATGCCAAGCCTGCGGCTTAAGTCCAATGGGAGTCGGCACAAACCATACGGCCAAAACAATGCCGACAATCAACAAGGAATAAAACCGCCGATGACTCATTCCCAAGATATCCTTCTTTTTTACTGTACTGATATCGGACATATCTACATTCTCCCCTCCAAAATTTTCTCCCCAATGTCTCCAGTGATCACTGATTAACGAAGCGCGAATATATGTTGCGGTATTTTAGGAAGTACTCCAATAAGAACATAAAAGTAAAACGTATTTGAAATATTAAATAATTTTTGTATATTCAGCATTGTTTCGTTCTTATTATTGTTATATCATGAAGAGGTAAATAGGTCTAATACTATAATATATATATATTGTATATGATTTATCCTATAGTAATGGATGAAATTGAATAGGAGGGAACGGCCTTGGATTTTCGCCAATTGCATTATATGCTTAAAGTAGCCGAAGAAAAAAGTTTTTCTAAGGCGGCAAAAAAATTGTATATATCTCAGCCGTCTCTCAGTCAATACATCTCCAATGTTGAACAACAGCTGGGCGTTCGTTTATTTGACAGAACAACGAATCCCCTTACGCTGACTTATGCAGGAGAATTATACGAAGAGACAGCCAAAAATATATTGTATTTAAAAGATCAATTATTATCGCAAATGGACGATATCGCCAATCTCCAGCGCGGCCATATTACGATCGGAATTTCTCCTTTTCGCAGCACCTACTTTTTACCGACCATTCTCCCGTTATTTAAAAAAAACTACCCCGGTATTGACGTCAGCCTTGCAGAGGGCACCATGGCCGAGCTGCTAGAGCTGGCAATCAACGGGGCTACTGATTTTTCGATCATGACCTTGCCGATTCCCGGAGAGTTGATGTCATATGATCCGATTATGACCGAAGAAATATTCGTCGCACTTCCGCCCAATCACTATTTGTGTCAGCAGCTGCCGCACACGCATGGCAGCTCTTCCGCAAGGCCCAAATTGAATCTTGGGATGCTGCGGGATGAGCCCTTTATTATCTTAAAGCAAGGCCAGCGAATGAATCAAGTTGCTCTGGAGTTGTGTAAAAGAGCTTGCTTCAAGCCAAAAATTATTCTTGAAACAAAAAACATTGAAGCGGCACATGCTTTGGTTGCAGCGGGAATGGGAATTACTTTTATACCGGATACACTGGTTGGTTTCGGCAATATGACCGAACGGCCTGTTTATTTTTCTCTGGAAGATCTTCAGCCTACGCGGACAATTGTCATTGCCTATCGAAAGGGCAGATATCTTTCCAAAGCAGCCAGAAAATTTATTGCAATGACAAAAGCCGTCATGACGCCGACACGTTGACGACTCTTTTGTCTTTTTGCCGACCGGTTTCATTGATGACAAAGGCTGCCACTCTCTCGGCCCCCGCTTCAACAACCTGCGGAATCCGATATGATGCAAGTAAGATTGTAAAACAAAAAGCACCTTGTCGGTAACAAGATGCTTTTTGTACGAGCATTACTTATTATTTTGTTGCTGCCACATTGGGCCAAAACCAGGGCCACCGCGCATCATTCCGGGGCCCTTATTCATCATACCGGGACCGGGAAAACCTTGGTCAATCCGTTCCTTCATCCAGGCGATACGCTGGTCAGCCTGCTCTTGGGTCAGGTTGCCGAATTCGACTTGTTTTTGAATGACTTGCTTTTTGACTTCAAACATTTGTTTTCTGAGGTCGGTCATTTGATTAAAGAGGGGAGCCAGCTCCTGCTTTTGCTCATCGGTTAGATTCGCCTGGTTGCAGGCGAAGGAGGGCACGTTAGTCGGAGTTGCGGCAAACACCATGGAAGCGGCAAAGGCGAGCACCAATAAACCGACAACCGCGACGAGAAGAGATTTTTTCATATGGTATACCTCCTTATATTGATTAATCAGTTGGATTTTCCCAACTGATTTTAGTTTAATCAATAACTAAGGCGAAAGTATGGAGAAAGTGTAACAAAAGTGTGAATTCGTTATTTATTCTATCTTCGGAATAGCTTTTGCCATTATACTATGGGAAAACGAATCGTCACAATGGTACCTTGACCGATCTGGCTGGTGACTGTCACCGCAGCTTGATGCAGGTCTATAATTTGCTTGGCGATAGCTAATCCCAGACCGGTGCCGCTGTCGTCCCGGCAATGAGATTTATTCACTTTATAAAAACGCTCCCAGATGTAGGGCAAATCTTCGGATGGAATCCCGACACCGGTGTCGGCAACTTGCACCGATACGGTGTCACCATCAATAAAGGTCGTGATAGTGACTTTTCCGCCGGATGGTGTGTATTTTATGGCATTATCCAAGAGAATTAATAGAAGCTGGATAATCCGATCGCCATTAGCCTGAATAGCAGGAAGTGGCCCTTTGGTAT is drawn from Veillonellales bacterium and contains these coding sequences:
- a CDS encoding DUF2680 domain-containing protein, encoding MKKSLLVAVVGLLVLAFAASMVFAATPTNVPSFACNQANLTDEQKQELAPLFNQMTDLRKQMFEVKKQVIQKQVEFGNLTQEQADQRIAWMKERIDQGFPGPGMMNKGPGMMRGGPGFGPMWQQQNNK
- a CDS encoding LysR family transcriptional regulator — protein: MHYMLKVAEEKSFSKAAKKLYISQPSLSQYISNVEQQLGVRLFDRTTNPLTLTYAGELYEETAKNILYLKDQLLSQMDDIANLQRGHITIGISPFRSTYFLPTILPLFKKNYPGIDVSLAEGTMAELLELAINGATDFSIMTLPIPGELMSYDPIMTEEIFVALPPNHYLCQQLPHTHGSSSARPKLNLGMLRDEPFIILKQGQRMNQVALELCKRACFKPKIILETKNIEAAHALVAAGMGITFIPDTLVGFGNMTERPVYFSLEDLQPTRTIVIAYRKGRYLSKAARKFIAMTKAVMTPTR
- a CDS encoding aldolase/citrate lyase family protein — protein: MKNRLRRTMMFLNAQRASLIKDAYVYKPDSIIFDLEDAVAENQKDSARISLYNALKTIDYRGIERVVRINGWDTPHAKEDVRAAVAAGADTLRLPKTETPEDILVVEKEIEKAEKEFNVPVGKTLMMAAVETPLGVINAYNIAKCSERLMGIAIGAGDYMRTMHTTRSAEGIEMLGARAQLVIAARAAGIMCFDTVYTDLDNMEGFTKEVKLIKQMGFDGKSIISPKQIPIVHQVFAPTPEEIEKAEKYIRALKANSEDGIGVFTVDGQMVDVAMLEGAKRTITLAKASGIYEGDL
- a CDS encoding DASS family sodium-coupled anion symporter, which gives rise to MSDISTVKKKDILGMSHRRFYSLLIVGIVLAVWFVPTPIGLKPQAWHLFAIFLGTIIAFVAQPMSTGAIALISFVAVVLTNIVSAKEALGYFSNSNTWLIVSAFIYARGFIKTGLGRRIAFLLTKAFGDKTIKLAYALSLSDLIMAPAVPSNTARAGSVLFPIVRSLCSTFKSEPGETSRKIGAFLIQSVFQCNAVTSATFMTAMAANPMVAELASTTLNVKISWGTWLMGAIVPALLSLIVIPLILYAVYPPELKQTPEARVMASEELRKMGSPSFAEKVMLVVFILSLVFWSTSQYTGLDTVIIALAAICVLLITEVLDWNDVATEKTAWDTFVWASIVLGLAGSLVKVGFIAWFATGVSTEISGISGFYALAILLVAYMYSHYGFASLSAHVSAMYAAFIAVAVTAGVPSLLAALSLGYLSSLCAGLTHYSTGPAPLYFGAGYVDQGTWWKLGFLTSITHLVIWVGIGSIWWKILGFW
- the citD gene encoding citrate lyase acyl carrier protein, producing the protein MILKKSAIAGTLESSDAQIAIEPGSNGIELTLSSNVMGQYGKQIKTVVLETLKRLDVENAKISVVDKGALDCTIKARVECAVFRAAEIVENLPWGRKM